One segment of Streptomyces bathyalis DNA contains the following:
- a CDS encoding alpha/beta fold hydrolase, with translation MSIKRVGTGTHTVLVLHGWFGSSRSWQALLPHLDREAFGYVFLDYRGYGDRRGETGRYSIAEAAGDVLAAADELGVDCFSLLGHSMGGSVMQRVYADAPDRVKALVGVSPVPASGVPFDEQSRQLFEGAADSPANRRAIIDFTTGNRLTGTWLDAMVRHSLEHSDRDAFAAYLPAWARTDFHTEIKGSDVPIQVIAGRHDPALGAETMRATFGAWYPNLELEIFPDAGHYAMDESPVALATCVERFLGRH, from the coding sequence ATGAGCATCAAGCGTGTCGGCACCGGAACGCACACCGTGCTGGTTCTGCACGGCTGGTTCGGCTCGTCGCGGTCGTGGCAGGCCCTGCTGCCGCACCTGGACCGGGAGGCGTTCGGCTATGTGTTCCTGGACTACCGCGGCTACGGCGACCGTCGCGGCGAGACGGGCCGTTACTCGATTGCCGAGGCGGCGGGCGACGTGCTGGCCGCGGCCGACGAACTCGGCGTCGACTGCTTCTCGTTGCTCGGGCACTCGATGGGTGGATCGGTCATGCAGCGGGTGTACGCCGACGCGCCGGACCGGGTGAAGGCGCTCGTCGGCGTGTCGCCGGTGCCCGCGAGCGGTGTGCCGTTCGACGAGCAGAGCCGGCAGCTGTTCGAGGGCGCCGCCGACAGCCCCGCCAACCGCCGCGCGATCATCGACTTCACCACCGGGAACCGGCTCACCGGCACCTGGCTGGACGCCATGGTGCGGCATTCGCTGGAGCACTCGGACCGCGACGCGTTCGCTGCCTACCTTCCCGCCTGGGCGCGCACCGACTTCCACACGGAGATCAAGGGCAGCGACGTGCCGATCCAGGTGATCGCCGGGCGGCACGACCCCGCGCTGGGCGCCGAGACCATGCGGGCGACCTTCGGAGCCTGGTACCCGAACCTCGAGCTGGAGATCTTCCCCGACGCCGGGCACTACGCGATGGACGAGTCCCCGGTGGCCCTCGCCACCTGCGTCGAGCGCTTCCTGGGGAGGCATTGA
- a CDS encoding cytochrome P450: MPQPTARPDVFDPRVFARGIPHDSFRRLRDEAPVCRQDEHEVDDWPAGPGYWAVTRYRDVRAVLRNPADYSSWLGATQIRDPAPEDLGFIRRMILNMDPPEHNRIRHLAAAIFTRRRLEQFTGQITARATALLDAVAERGSCDLPLDVTDDFPLANLAELLGVPASDRDLLLKWTNRVIGYQDPEHADVVRDADGRPVNPRSPAMLRDMFDYAHELARHKRSHPSDDLMTALATATVEDGRPLTEEELAMFFFLVVIAGNDTVRSALPGGVLALLEHPDAYRRLRADPGLVPSAVEEMLRWHPPVLSFRRTATRDTELAGQRIARGEKVVVYHASAHFDERAFPDPYRFDITRAPNDHLAFGQGPHMCLGAHFGRMQMRIFFTQLLARLPELELDGPPVRLSSNFINGITHLPVRWTPARPDARPPLTE; encoded by the coding sequence ATGCCCCAACCCACGGCGAGACCCGATGTGTTCGACCCACGCGTGTTCGCACGCGGCATCCCGCACGACAGCTTCCGTCGCCTCCGCGACGAGGCGCCCGTCTGCCGGCAGGACGAACACGAGGTGGACGACTGGCCGGCCGGGCCCGGGTACTGGGCCGTCACCCGCTACCGGGACGTCCGTGCCGTGCTGCGCAACCCCGCCGACTATTCGTCCTGGCTCGGCGCCACCCAGATCCGCGACCCCGCCCCCGAGGACCTCGGCTTCATCCGGCGGATGATCCTCAACATGGACCCGCCCGAGCACAACAGGATCCGGCACCTGGCCGCCGCCATCTTCACCCGGCGGCGGCTGGAGCAGTTCACCGGGCAGATCACGGCACGCGCCACCGCTCTTCTGGACGCGGTCGCCGAGCGCGGGAGCTGCGACCTGCCACTCGACGTCACCGACGACTTCCCGCTCGCCAACCTCGCCGAACTGCTCGGCGTCCCCGCATCCGACCGCGACCTGCTGCTGAAGTGGACCAACCGGGTCATCGGCTACCAGGACCCCGAGCACGCCGACGTCGTACGCGACGCCGACGGACGACCGGTCAACCCGCGATCACCCGCGATGCTGCGCGACATGTTCGACTACGCGCACGAACTCGCCCGGCACAAGCGCAGCCACCCCTCGGACGACCTGATGACCGCGCTGGCCACCGCCACCGTCGAGGACGGCCGCCCGCTGACCGAGGAAGAACTGGCGATGTTCTTCTTCCTCGTCGTGATCGCCGGCAACGACACCGTGCGCAGCGCCCTGCCCGGCGGGGTCCTGGCCCTCCTGGAACATCCCGACGCCTACCGGCGGCTGCGCGCCGACCCCGGGCTGGTGCCCTCGGCCGTCGAGGAGATGCTGCGCTGGCACCCCCCGGTGCTCAGCTTCCGACGCACCGCCACCAGGGACACCGAACTCGCCGGGCAGCGGATCGCGCGGGGGGAGAAGGTCGTGGTCTACCACGCCTCCGCGCACTTCGACGAGCGTGCCTTCCCCGACCCGTACCGGTTCGACATCACCCGCGCGCCCAACGACCACCTGGCCTTCGGTCAGGGCCCCCACATGTGCCTCGGCGCGCACTTCGGCCGCATGCAGATGCGGATCTTCTTCACCCAGCTGCTCGCCCGCCTGCCGGAGCTGGAACTCGACGGGCCGCCGGTCCGCCTGAGTTCCAACTTCATCAACGGCATCACTCACCTGCCGGTGCGCTGGACACCGGCCCGCCCCGACGCCCGCCCACCGCTGACCGAATGA